Proteins encoded within one genomic window of Paramisgurnus dabryanus chromosome 11, PD_genome_1.1, whole genome shotgun sequence:
- the LOC135729321 gene encoding tumor necrosis factor receptor superfamily member 14-like → MFLLRIILFIAAILALNLKLSFCTCARADYEIHGECCPMCAPGNFVYWRCSVDTSTTCVPCPESSYTDEPNGLMKCFTCSMCDAVKGLRVKKACTRTADTICEPQEGFYCTKQNKHSCTLAEKHTKCNPGQYIKQTGTAFTDTICANCTDGTYSNGSLMACQPHSKCDIKGLTEIKARTKSSDVVCGESTPVALIVVVGVVLCPLMVAVTALLLYYFKVRRKQLDRSKN, encoded by the exons ATGTTCCTGTTAAGGatcattttgtttattgctgCTATATTGGCTCTGAACTTAAAACTGAGTTTCTGCACCTGTGCTCGTGCTGATTATGAGATACATGGAGAATGTTGTCCTATGTGTGCTCCTG gaAACTTTGTTTATTGGCGTTGCTCTGTGGATACCAGTACAACTTGTGTTCCATGTCCTGAATCATCTTATACAgacgagcccaatggtcttatgAAATGCTTTACCTGCTCTATGTGTGATGCAG TTAAAGGACTAAGAGTAAAGAAGGCTTGCACACGCACTGCAGATACAATCTGTGAGCCACAGGAGGGATTTTACTGCACTAAACAAAATAAGCACAGCTGTACATTAGCTGAGAAACACACAAAATGTAACCCTGGGCAATATATTAAACAAACAG gaaCAGCATTTACTGACACTATATGTGCTAACTGTACAGACGGCACTTACTCAAATGGCTCTTTAATGGCTTGTCAACCACATTCAAA ATGTGACATTAAGGGGCTTACAGAAATAAAAGCACGAACAAAGTCATCCGATGTTGTATGTGGGGAATCTACTCCAGTTGCTCTTATAGTTGTAGTTGGAGTCGTTTTATGTCCTTTGATGGTTGCTGTTACAGCTTTATTATTATACTACTTCAAAGTAAGACGGAAACAACTAGACAGAAGTAAGAACTAA